A window of Pirellula sp. SH-Sr6A contains these coding sequences:
- a CDS encoding DUF6011 domain-containing protein has protein sequence MSVDTVTKPFEIKTHNGIITMKSMKTGEHRTFRIRTMKQDAKFVPGKRVVELLQGPDNESDYRSFGMIGDDGRVYLWKKHQGQTFYVWVAAALQDPQKFLDRVEFSFEGRCRRCNRLLSDPDSVASGIGPTCSGTE, from the coding sequence ATGTCTGTCGATACCGTTACCAAGCCGTTCGAGATCAAGACCCACAACGGCATCATTACGATGAAGTCGATGAAGACGGGGGAGCATCGAACGTTCCGGATACGGACGATGAAGCAAGATGCCAAGTTCGTGCCCGGAAAGAGGGTAGTAGAGCTGCTGCAAGGTCCCGACAACGAGAGCGACTATCGCAGCTTCGGCATGATCGGAGACGATGGTCGTGTCTATCTTTGGAAGAAGCACCAGGGGCAGACGTTCTATGTCTGGGTGGCGGCTGCCCTGCAAGATCCGCAAAAGTTCCTTGACCGTGTGGAGTTCTCGTTTGAAGGACGTTGCCGGCGTTGTAATCGATTACTCAGCGACCCCGATTCGGTGGCGAGCGGAATTGGACCGACATGTTCGGGGACCGAATAG